A window of the Gossypium arboreum isolate Shixiya-1 chromosome 2, ASM2569848v2, whole genome shotgun sequence genome harbors these coding sequences:
- the LOC108487483 gene encoding RNA-binding protein 2-like, whose translation MADNYWNRQQPTPPMLSSGGMLKRPRTDYDAPPSGLHPAHEMHHNLARDDDQGGHLAVKDTKTIGSAYDRYLQSAQLSSFTSGEASTFGGLGRAVGVAMPARPMADPPVMGRPASAAPDLALNGGNVSFGGQFPIDPMARLGRDILPLPPDASNTLFVEGLPPDSTRREVAHIFRPFVGYKEVRLVSKEYKHRGGDPIILCFVDFSSPACAATAMSALQGYKIDEHDPDSNYLRLQFSRNPGPRSGSGVRGRR comes from the exons ATGGCGGATAATTACTGGAATCGGCAGCAGCCAACTCCTCCGATGCTGTCCTCAGGTGGGATGCTTAAACGACCTCGTACTGACTATG ATGCCCCGCCTTCTGGGCTGCATCCAGCTCATGAGATGCATCATAATCTGGCAAGAGATGATGATCAAGGTGGACACCTGGCTGTGAAGGATACGAAAACCATTGGATCAGCATATGATCGTTATCTACAGAGTGCG CAACTTTCTTCTTTTACTTCTGGAGAAGCTAGTACATTTGGTGGGTTGGGAAGGGCTGTTGGTGTTGCAATGCCTGCTCGTCCAATGGCTGATCCTCCTGTGATGGGTCGTCCTGCATCTGCTGCTCCAGATCTGGCACTAAATGGTGGAAATGTCAGTTTTGGCGGTCAATTTCCCATTGACCCAATGGCAAGGCTAGGTCGGGATATTCTACCTCTGCCTCCGGATGCTTCCAATACTCTATTTGTTGAGGGACTTCCTCCTGACAGCACAAGGAGGGAAGTAGCCC ATATCTTTCGCCCTTTTGTGGGATATAAAGAAGTACGACTAGTGAGTAAAGAATACAAACAT CGTGGGGGAGATCCTATTATCCTTTGTTTTGTTGATTTTTCAAGTCCTGCTTGTGCAGCAACTGCAATGAGTGCCTTGCAAG GTTATAAAATCGATGAACATGATCCTGATTCTAACTACTTGAGGCTACAGTTTTCCCGGAACCCAGGTCCACGGTCAGGTTCTGGAGTTCGTGGAAGGAGGTGA